In Candidatus Buchananbacteria bacterium, the DNA window ACAGCCGATGGTGGATTTTTTATCCTTGAAGATTTTATCAAAACCAAAAACATCAGTCCGAAAGAAACCACCGTCATCATTCAAGGCTTTGGCAATGCCGGTGCCAACATGGCTGTTTTACTCCACCAAGCCGGCTTTAAAATTATCGGCGTCGCTGATTCTAAAACAGCAATTATTGATCCAGACCATCAGGGTTTTGACGCCGTGGTTATTCAAAAAATCAAAAAAGACCATGGCCGGCTTGATGTTTGTGTCAATGACGAGGCGGGACAGTGCGATATCAACCACCATCATCTTGAGCCACATATGATCCTAGAACAACCATGCGATATCTTAATCCTAGCAGCTCTGGAAAACCAAATTACCAAAGACAATGTTAAAAATATTAAGGCAAAAATTATTTTAGAACTCGCCAACGGTCCGATTACGCCGGAAGCTGATCGTGAACTTGCAGACCGCGGCATTGTTGTTATTCCCGACGTCTTAGCCAACGCCGGCGGCGTGACAGTTTCTTATTTTGAATGGCTCCAAAATACTAAAAATGAGAAGTGGTCAGCCGCACAGGTTCGAGAAAAACTCAAACCAATTATGATTGACGCGTTCAACCGAGTCACTCAAACTGCAAAACAGTACAACATCCCACTACGAACAGCCGCGTTTATTTCAGCACTCCAACAAGTCTGTCTTGTTCCTAAAGAGTAACATAAGTACAAAAAAGAGCCACGTTTGCTTACCAGGCTCTTTTTTGTTAAGCTCTACAGTAACGTTCTTTCAACAGTACAACACGAAAGGATCTTTGTCGTGAACGATATAAGTGCCAAAATTGCGATTGATTTGGACGGTGGCGACCACGGTCCAAAAGTTATTGCCAAAGGCATCACGCTGGCAATCAAAGAAGGTTTCGTAAGCCAGCAAGAGCTTGTCGTTTTGGGGTCAAGCGCCTCAATTAACTGGTTCAAAAACCACATGCCTGACGGCATCAGCCTTCAAGAGTGTGGTGAAGCGATTAAGATGGGCGAAGACATCAAAACAATCAGGAAAAAACGCCGCAGCTCCATTGCTCAAGGAGTATACGGAGTAAAAACCGACAAATTCCAGGCCTTGGTGTCTGCCGGCGAAACAAAAGCAATGGTCGCCTGGGGCAAGATGCTGCTGGCGCCGCGCATCAACGACTTTGATTTGCGTCCGGCAATCGGTGTCAAAATGCCTCACCCCGATGGGTTGTGGCTACTGGTTGACGCCGGTGCAAACATTGAAGCCAAAAGCATCATCACGCTTTGGCACAATGCCCACATGGGAGCGATTTATGCCCGCGAAGTTATGGGCATTGCTAATCCACGAGTCGGCTTAGTCAACATCGGCGAAGAAGAAAGCAAGGGTGATCAAACACTCAGAGACGCACACGCCATTTTGGGACGAAGCAACCTTAACTTTGTCGGCAATGTCGAGCCGCGCGAACTCTTCCTGGGTAAAGTCGACGTTGCGGTCTGCGACGGCAAAGTCGGCAACCTGATTTTGAAAAGCGGCGAAGGGGTTGTTGAAATGCTCAAGGCTATCGCCAAACGGGAATTTAAACGACTACTCAGCCGGCCGGAATTTCCTCAAACCAGCCGACAATTAGCCTGGTGTTTTGCCTGGCCGTTCATCTGGCTGCTTGTCATTTTGGCGACACCATTGTCGCTGATCATCTTTCAGGACGCTAAAAAGAAGATCAGCCATG includes these proteins:
- a CDS encoding Glu/Leu/Phe/Val dehydrogenase, producing the protein MSNPFENAMKQLDLASNIMNNNEKLKNLRTPKNILEADLTVTMDDGSTKTFKAYRVQHNNSCGPFKGGIRFHQNVTLDEVKALAFWMTIKTSTVGIPMGGGKGGVVVDPKTVSQAELEKLSRAYIQAFYQHLGSQLDVPAPDVNTNSQIMDWMLDEYEKLIGHADPGMITGKSIAKGGSLGRDTATADGGFFILEDFIKTKNISPKETTVIIQGFGNAGANMAVLLHQAGFKIIGVADSKTAIIDPDHQGFDAVVIQKIKKDHGRLDVCVNDEAGQCDINHHHLEPHMILEQPCDILILAALENQITKDNVKNIKAKIILELANGPITPEADRELADRGIVVIPDVLANAGGVTVSYFEWLQNTKNEKWSAAQVREKLKPIMIDAFNRVTQTAKQYNIPLRTAAFISALQQVCLVPKE
- a CDS encoding phosphate--acyl-ACP acyltransferase encodes the protein MNDISAKIAIDLDGGDHGPKVIAKGITLAIKEGFVSQQELVVLGSSASINWFKNHMPDGISLQECGEAIKMGEDIKTIRKKRRSSIAQGVYGVKTDKFQALVSAGETKAMVAWGKMLLAPRINDFDLRPAIGVKMPHPDGLWLLVDAGANIEAKSIITLWHNAHMGAIYAREVMGIANPRVGLVNIGEEESKGDQTLRDAHAILGRSNLNFVGNVEPRELFLGKVDVAVCDGKVGNLILKSGEGVVEMLKAIAKREFKRLLSRPEFPQTSRQLAWCFAWPFIWLLVILATPLSLIIFQDAKKKISHDEIGGAILLGVPGMIICHGRSNARAIANALRVAKAEIGHNVHQIIFDQLRQIEKSP